One genomic segment of Rivularia sp. PCC 7116 includes these proteins:
- a CDS encoding N-acetyltransferase, which yields MMTSEIIQLEKSQIDKASQILATAFNQDPFFQHVLPQEGKDKLLYGLWKNILRYCQPHHSTYTTPELKGIAVWIPPADYPINPLRFLLAGFYKLPFQIGLKRMRNFSVFRLLEKYHKQDMSVPHWYLLGLGVSPDYQGQGIGGSLIQPILKQADEQGLPCYLETDTHGAVRFYQRHGFEILRVGEEPVQFWTMKREPRISNNPGT from the coding sequence ATGATGACTTCTGAAATTATCCAACTAGAAAAATCCCAAATTGACAAAGCATCTCAAATTCTTGCTACTGCATTCAATCAAGATCCATTTTTTCAGCATGTGCTGCCTCAAGAGGGTAAAGATAAATTATTGTATGGTTTATGGAAAAATATCTTACGGTATTGTCAGCCTCATCACTCTACATATACCACTCCCGAACTTAAAGGGATTGCAGTTTGGATTCCACCAGCAGATTACCCTATAAATCCTCTAAGATTTCTACTCGCAGGATTTTACAAACTTCCTTTCCAGATTGGTTTGAAAAGAATGAGAAACTTTAGCGTATTTAGATTACTTGAAAAATACCACAAACAAGATATGTCTGTACCCCATTGGTATCTGCTTGGATTGGGAGTTTCACCCGATTATCAAGGACAAGGAATTGGTGGTTCACTTATTCAACCGATTCTCAAACAGGCAGATGAACAAGGCTTACCTTGTTATCTAGAAACAGATACACATGGGGCTGTTCGCTTTTATCAAAGACATGGTTTTGAAATCCTTAGAGTTGGCGAAGAACCCGTCCAGTTTTGGACAATGAAACGCGAACCTCGAATTAGTAATAACCCTGGTACTTGA
- a CDS encoding peptidoglycan-binding protein, whose product MAPRALSRGMNGSDVERLQADLSAKGYEVSVNGNFDEYTENAVKSFQKDNGLNVDGVVGAETGMKLGAPV is encoded by the coding sequence ATGGCACCTCGAGCTTTAAGTCGTGGAATGAATGGTTCTGATGTAGAACGTTTACAAGCAGACTTATCTGCAAAAGGATATGAAGTTAGCGTTAATGGAAATTTTGATGAATACACTGAAAATGCAGTCAAATCATTTCAAAAGGATAATGGTTTGAATGTAGATGGAGTTGTCGGAGCCGAAACTGGGATGAAATTAGGCGCTCCTGTTTAA
- a CDS encoding RidA family protein has translation MKKFIYPLVAVALSSIAISSITIAQQRKPRFQSYVEFLNSEDTTSLNVPFSEAVRVGNILYLSGNIGNIPGEKKLVEGGIKAETKQAMENIKRVLERNGSSFNKVFKCTVMLADIKEWAAMNQVYSTYFPNNRFPARSAFGTSGLALGARTEITCMATVR, from the coding sequence ATGAAGAAATTTATATATCCATTAGTTGCTGTAGCTTTATCAAGTATTGCTATAAGTTCAATTACCATAGCTCAACAAAGAAAACCACGTTTTCAAAGCTACGTTGAATTTCTGAATTCTGAGGATACAACATCTTTAAATGTTCCTTTTTCAGAAGCTGTACGTGTCGGAAATATACTTTATCTTTCCGGAAATATCGGCAATATTCCAGGTGAAAAAAAGTTAGTAGAAGGTGGAATCAAAGCCGAAACTAAACAAGCAATGGAAAATATTAAACGAGTTCTTGAACGTAATGGTTCATCTTTTAATAAAGTTTTCAAGTGTACGGTAATGTTAGCTGATATTAAAGAATGGGCTGCGATGAATCAAGTTTATTCAACCTACTTCCCCAACAATCGCTTCCCTGCCCGCAGTGCTTTTGGTACAAGTGGTTTAGCTCTGGGAGCGAGAACGGAAATTACCTGTATGGCTACTGTTCGTTGA
- a CDS encoding aspartoacylase, with amino-acid sequence MVASVKRVALIGGTHGGELTGVFLVKKFQQFPQMIQRQGVETIALIANEKAIAMGRRYIDTDLNRTFKRQDLENPQLNNHEQLLAKKLARQIEQEEIDLIIDLHSTTANMGLTIILCGRNPYLLRLAAYLTKINPEVKILLYTLQKNSSHLRSLAELGITIEVGAVANGILDAKLFQETEKLIYSILDYIQAEEKEKPLSVPPSFTYYSAIGTVDFPRDEQDKIKAMIHPQLQFKDYQPLHPGNPMFVTFDGKEIFYQGEEIVYPVFINEAAYYEKGIAMYLTKAFSSEQ; translated from the coding sequence ATGGTTGCATCTGTGAAACGAGTTGCTTTAATTGGTGGAACTCATGGCGGGGAGCTTACAGGAGTATTCTTAGTTAAGAAATTTCAACAATTTCCCCAAATGATTCAACGTCAGGGAGTTGAAACTATTGCTTTAATTGCAAACGAAAAAGCAATTGCGATGGGCAGAAGGTATATTGATACAGATTTGAATCGAACTTTCAAGCGTCAAGATTTAGAAAATCCCCAATTAAACAATCACGAGCAATTATTAGCAAAAAAACTTGCTCGACAAATAGAGCAAGAGGAAATCGATTTAATCATTGACTTGCACAGCACAACTGCCAATATGGGATTAACGATAATTTTGTGCGGTCGCAATCCTTATTTACTACGGTTGGCTGCATATTTAACGAAGATTAATCCTGAAGTTAAAATATTACTATATACGCTACAAAAAAATTCATCTCATTTAAGAAGTTTAGCAGAATTAGGCATCACCATTGAGGTGGGAGCAGTTGCAAATGGTATATTAGACGCGAAATTATTCCAGGAAACAGAAAAATTAATTTACAGTATTTTGGATTATATTCAAGCTGAGGAAAAAGAAAAACCCTTATCCGTGCCCCCCAGTTTTACTTACTATTCCGCAATCGGAACAGTTGATTTTCCCAGGGATGAGCAAGACAAAATTAAAGCTATGATTCACCCCCAACTACAGTTTAAAGATTACCAGCCATTGCATCCTGGTAATCCGATGTTTGTTACTTTTGACGGCAAAGAAATTTTTTATCAAGGAGAGGAGATAGTATATCCCGTATTCATCAACGAAGCTGCTTATTATGAAAAAGGAATTGCCATGTATTTAACCAAAGCATTTAGCAGTGAGCAGTGA
- a CDS encoding MFS transporter, producing the protein MTTSLKPINSQSGREEFQSKDSIFKDKNLLIVVTITMIAIMPLFSISPVLSTIATGLNISSTQSGLIMAAYLIPVALGTPIFGVLADKFGFKKIIIPSLLIFALGGILSAFAPNFRSLVEGRILQGLGGASLEALVLAIIGSLYGGKKLTAAMALNAGAIGVGSTIYPILGGVLASLNWRYPFALSLLAIPVALLVSLKLRLPKRQKNTEKFQLGSYVKNILKSINNRNVLMLFFAVITLFMVEFGAFYTFTPVFAGEKLGASSAVIGMVLTTNALSLTVFSFFVTLFAHKVSEIKLIQISFVIFAVALCIIPTVNSIPMLVIPCVLIGLVEALAFPSLQSSIAKLAPQEYRSGFMSLNVTIQAIGRAIGPVFAGILFGISGIAAVCFIGAAVTVISIAIFSLFINVKSRKA; encoded by the coding sequence ATGACTACATCATTAAAACCGATTAATTCTCAATCGGGTAGAGAAGAATTTCAATCAAAAGATAGCATTTTTAAAGATAAAAATTTGTTAATTGTTGTCACTATTACGATGATAGCAATTATGCCTTTGTTCAGTATAAGTCCAGTTCTTTCAACTATCGCTACAGGATTAAATATATCTTCTACTCAATCTGGATTAATTATGGCTGCTTATTTAATTCCAGTTGCACTTGGTACTCCGATATTTGGGGTTTTAGCTGACAAGTTTGGTTTTAAAAAGATTATTATTCCTTCTTTGCTAATCTTCGCTTTGGGTGGTATTTTATCTGCTTTTGCTCCTAACTTTCGCTCTTTAGTTGAAGGTCGAATTTTACAAGGGCTTGGTGGTGCTTCTTTGGAAGCTTTAGTACTAGCAATAATTGGTAGTTTATATGGTGGAAAAAAATTAACGGCTGCAATGGCTTTGAATGCCGGTGCAATTGGTGTTGGTTCAACTATTTATCCTATATTGGGAGGTGTTTTAGCTTCTTTGAATTGGAGATACCCATTCGCACTATCATTATTAGCAATTCCTGTTGCATTGTTAGTCAGCTTAAAACTTAGATTGCCTAAAAGACAGAAGAATACTGAAAAATTTCAACTCGGTAGTTACGTTAAAAATATACTCAAAAGTATTAACAATCGAAATGTTTTAATGTTGTTTTTTGCGGTAATTACTTTGTTCATGGTCGAGTTCGGAGCATTCTATACCTTTACTCCAGTCTTTGCAGGGGAAAAATTAGGAGCAAGTAGTGCAGTAATTGGAATGGTATTAACCACAAATGCTTTATCGTTGACAGTCTTCTCTTTCTTCGTTACTTTATTTGCTCACAAAGTTTCCGAAATCAAATTAATTCAAATATCTTTCGTTATCTTTGCAGTTGCTTTGTGTATTATCCCCACAGTTAATTCAATTCCGATGCTTGTAATTCCTTGCGTTTTAATTGGATTAGTTGAAGCTCTAGCGTTTCCTTCCTTACAATCTTCCATCGCTAAACTTGCTCCTCAAGAATACCGCTCCGGTTTCATGTCTCTTAACGTCACAATTCAAGCAATCGGTAGAGCAATAGGCCCGGTTTTTGCGGGAATCCTCTTCGGAATTTCGGGAATCGCAGCAGTTTGTTTCATCGGTGCTGCTGTAACTGTAATCTCAATAGCAATCTTCAGCTTATTCATCAATGTCAAATCTCGTAAAGCTTAA
- a CDS encoding NAD(P)/FAD-dependent oxidoreductase, which translates to MKKYDVAIIGSGIAGSTLGAILARNGLSVIIFEANNHPRFAIGESMILETSETMRAMAEIYDIPELAFFSSENYFNHIGTSHGIKRHFSYLHHTANQAYDIQKCLQETTLAYINSADGLISNAYKSFANEKLWSIYLVLWLLGAYLELLKLTTIRAIAKNSKNYYLQLVKLKLVGGDFSEFNVLTDEIYRTIENIDINKPSEVERSLLTSATRSRFSDNHKLRET; encoded by the coding sequence ATGAAAAAATACGATGTAGCCATAATAGGTTCTGGAATTGCTGGTTCGACATTAGGAGCAATTCTGGCTCGTAACGGACTTTCTGTAATTATTTTTGAAGCTAATAATCATCCTCGTTTTGCAATTGGTGAGTCAATGATTTTGGAAACTTCGGAAACTATGCGAGCAATGGCAGAAATTTACGATATTCCAGAATTAGCTTTTTTTAGCTCGGAGAATTATTTCAATCATATTGGTACTTCTCACGGCATCAAACGTCATTTTAGCTATTTGCATCATACCGCGAATCAAGCTTACGATATACAAAAATGTTTGCAAGAAACAACTCTGGCATATATTAATTCGGCAGATGGATTAATTAGCAATGCTTACAAGTCTTTTGCGAATGAAAAATTATGGTCAATATATTTAGTTTTATGGCTGCTTGGTGCTTATTTAGAATTACTTAAATTAACTACCATTCGGGCTATAGCTAAAAATTCTAAGAATTATTATTTACAGTTAGTCAAATTAAAGTTAGTTGGTGGAGACTTTAGCGAGTTTAATGTCCTAACAGATGAAATTTATCGCACTATAGAAAATATTGATATAAATAAACCGTCAGAAGTAGAACGTTCTCTTTTAACTTCCGCAACGCGATCGCGATTTTCGGACAACCATAAATTAAGGGAGACGTAG
- a CDS encoding MAPEG family protein produces the protein MNFPVIAAGCASILALLQVFLAGLVGFARFKHKVGIGDGGNEVLARKIRVHGNLIENAPIFLILLALLELSGIDKTTVAILGGVFILARISHAYALSRTTNPLTPLRFPL, from the coding sequence ATGAATTTTCCAGTCATTGCAGCAGGTTGTGCAAGTATCCTTGCATTGCTACAGGTGTTTTTAGCTGGTTTAGTTGGTTTTGCACGATTTAAACATAAAGTCGGGATTGGAGACGGAGGAAATGAAGTTCTAGCCAGAAAAATCCGCGTACACGGAAATCTAATAGAAAATGCGCCGATATTCTTGATTTTGCTGGCTCTGTTGGAACTTAGCGGTATTGATAAAACTACAGTAGCTATTTTGGGTGGAGTATTCATTCTTGCCAGAATCAGTCACGCTTACGCACTCAGTCGAACAACAAATCCTTTAACTCCTCTGCGTTTCCCATTGTAA
- a CDS encoding response regulator transcription factor, with amino-acid sequence MLNLLKKAALRKKYPQYVNQLIAASTNTNSVESLKNKLLIEPLSERELEVLHHVSVGLSNQEIANQLFVSLATIKWHTNRIYGKLGVKNRSQAVAKARELEIL; translated from the coding sequence ATGTTAAATTTATTAAAGAAAGCAGCTTTACGAAAAAAATATCCGCAATACGTAAACCAACTAATCGCAGCTTCTACAAATACAAATTCAGTAGAAAGCTTAAAAAATAAACTTTTAATAGAACCCTTGAGCGAAAGAGAATTAGAAGTTTTGCATCATGTGTCGGTAGGTTTATCAAATCAAGAAATTGCTAATCAACTTTTCGTCAGTTTAGCTACGATTAAATGGCATACAAATAGAATATACGGCAAGTTAGGAGTCAAAAATCGTTCTCAAGCAGTTGCTAAAGCAAGAGAATTAGAGATTTTGTAA
- a CDS encoding cytochrome P450, which yields MSISTIERLNPFVKEVISNPYPYYSRYRKADPVHWGVAANPKLDGAWYLFRYRDVMKVMESPKFGREASKVRNDGAGAPVPKAYRGFSSMVSNWMVFRDAPTHTRLRTIVNKVFSAKMVENLRPAIIGIADCLLDRVHLQGEMDLVEDFAFPLPIMVIADMLGVDPKDRPLFRKWALALQHASASRLTPSPEVYEQAEAATQGFIEYFKKEIAKRHQEPGKDLITALVKARDEGNKLNDEEILATCIHLLTAGHETTVNLISKGILALLRNPRQLKLLRSHPELMPAAVEELVRYDSPVQMISRWAYEDFEIDGKVIKRGDSVNLILGSANRDEEQFENPDELNFEREAKKHSGFGSGIHYCLGSSLARAEVTIALNTLINRLPNLTLKEDSIEWANNIVFHGPKHLQVGFRSPRDAKGMWGHDHV from the coding sequence ATGTCAATTTCTACAATCGAAAGATTAAATCCATTTGTAAAAGAAGTAATTAGCAATCCTTATCCTTACTACAGTCGGTACAGAAAAGCAGATCCGGTACATTGGGGAGTTGCAGCAAATCCTAAGTTAGATGGTGCTTGGTATCTGTTCCGCTACCGGGATGTAATGAAGGTAATGGAAAGTCCTAAGTTTGGTAGAGAAGCTAGCAAAGTCAGAAATGATGGCGCAGGGGCACCAGTACCAAAGGCTTATCGGGGATTTAGTTCGATGGTGAGTAATTGGATGGTGTTCCGCGATGCACCTACTCATACTAGATTAAGAACTATTGTAAATAAAGTATTTTCTGCGAAAATGGTAGAGAATCTCAGACCTGCTATTATCGGAATCGCTGATTGTCTGCTAGATAGAGTTCATCTGCAAGGTGAGATGGATTTAGTTGAAGACTTTGCTTTTCCTTTACCAATTATGGTTATTGCAGATATGTTGGGTGTTGACCCCAAGGATAGACCTTTATTTAGAAAATGGGCTTTGGCTTTGCAACACGCTAGTGCTTCCCGATTGACTCCATCCCCGGAAGTGTACGAACAAGCGGAAGCAGCAACGCAAGGGTTTATTGAATATTTTAAAAAAGAAATTGCGAAAAGACATCAAGAACCAGGAAAGGATTTAATTACGGCTTTAGTTAAAGCTAGAGATGAAGGTAACAAATTAAACGACGAGGAAATATTAGCTACATGTATTCATTTATTAACTGCGGGTCATGAAACCACAGTCAATTTGATTAGTAAAGGAATATTGGCTCTATTGCGTAATCCCAGACAACTAAAATTGTTGCGATCGCACCCGGAATTAATGCCAGCAGCAGTAGAAGAGTTGGTAAGATATGATTCACCGGTACAGATGATTAGCCGTTGGGCTTATGAAGATTTTGAAATTGACGGTAAAGTAATTAAACGCGGTGATAGCGTTAATTTAATTTTGGGTTCGGCAAATCGCGATGAGGAACAATTTGAAAACCCCGACGAATTAAACTTTGAACGAGAAGCAAAGAAACATTCTGGTTTCGGAAGCGGAATACATTATTGCTTGGGTTCATCCTTAGCACGTGCAGAAGTCACCATTGCATTAAATACTTTAATTAATAGACTTCCTAATTTGACATTGAAAGAAGATTCCATTGAATGGGCAAATAATATAGTCTTCCATGGACCAAAGCATTTACAAGTTGGGTTTCGTTCGCCCAGAGATGCAAAAGGAATGTGGGGACACGACCATGTTTGA
- a CDS encoding aromatic ring-hydroxylating dioxygenase subunit alpha, which translates to MINDWHVVASSENLVEGKILKVRLLGQDVLLWRNGKEALAWEDRCPHRGASLSKGWIEKDNLVCSYHGLAFNGEGKCSHIPAHPEQIPSKRSKACVKTYHLQERYGMVWVCLGIPQQDVPFLAEWDNPEFYNKIFFDGVLHRSSAPRTLENFIDMNHVPFIHNGTLGNSDYPEQGTYTVELKGDGIHIHEVNTWQVNMDIDSERQGDNDPVNFHVLRPLTACLRRGTESQRMAIFFTVTPTEEEECLVWRWMVFNYEVPHQEFKNFTFAVIEQDIQAIESQKPKRLPLNLADEYHLPSDRSTITYRKWLKQLGATFGTIA; encoded by the coding sequence AGGACAAGATGTATTACTTTGGCGTAATGGTAAAGAAGCCTTAGCTTGGGAAGACCGTTGTCCTCATCGTGGAGCGAGTTTGTCAAAAGGATGGATTGAAAAAGATAATTTGGTTTGTTCCTATCACGGTCTTGCATTTAACGGTGAAGGTAAATGTTCTCATATTCCCGCTCATCCAGAGCAAATACCATCAAAGCGTTCAAAAGCTTGCGTTAAGACATATCACCTTCAAGAACGCTATGGAATGGTATGGGTTTGTTTGGGGATACCACAACAGGATGTACCGTTTTTAGCAGAGTGGGATAACCCCGAATTCTACAACAAAATTTTCTTTGATGGTGTTCTCCATCGTTCTAGCGCTCCACGTACTCTAGAAAATTTCATAGATATGAATCACGTTCCTTTCATACATAATGGGACCCTGGGGAATTCAGACTATCCAGAACAAGGTACCTACACAGTAGAACTCAAAGGAGATGGTATTCACATTCATGAAGTTAACACTTGGCAAGTTAACATGGATATAGATTCAGAAAGACAAGGAGACAACGACCCTGTAAACTTCCATGTTCTGCGTCCCCTAACCGCTTGCTTGCGTCGAGGAACTGAATCTCAACGTATGGCTATATTCTTTACTGTTACCCCTACAGAAGAAGAAGAGTGTTTAGTTTGGAGGTGGATGGTCTTTAACTATGAAGTTCCACACCAAGAATTTAAAAACTTTACATTTGCGGTCATTGAACAAGATATTCAAGCCATCGAATCTCAAAAACCAAAACGTTTACCCCTAAACTTGGCAGATGAATATCATTTACCTAGCGACCGCTCTACTATTACCTATCGTAAATGGTTAAAACAGTTGGGTGCGACTTTCGGTACTATTGCATAA